The Salmo salar chromosome ssa19, Ssal_v3.1, whole genome shotgun sequence DNA window GGTGCTTTGGGCATAACAGGAATGACAGTAGAGTAGTTTGCCAATTTCACAGCACACTACCACAGCTGACTCAGTCTTTGTGGGGTTTGTGCCTACTGAAGAACTCCAGTCTCTTACAGTACAGTACCGCTCTTGGGTCTGGTGAAGTCTGAAAATGCAAAAAGATGTGAGTCTACCTTTTGTTTGACTTAAAATCATACAATTATCATCCTGTTATACTCGTCAGTCTCTTCCCATCCctttcccccccacacacacactcccccaacaCCAAGGGTCGTTGGTTTGATTCCCGATGGGGCCACCCATACATAAAAATGTATGCagacatgactgtaagtcactttggataaaagtgtctgttaAATGGCGTATATATAAACTAGCGATGAGATTTTAGCATTCTCTGCTGGCTCACTCCCAAGATAGCTGTTAACATGCTAGCTAGTGTTAAACAGTCACTTCAGTCTTGCTGCCTGTGCGGTAGTGCTGCTGGGGGATGTAGTGGAGCTGCTCCACAGTGTGGGTCCTTCTGGAGGCAAACTGCTGTCTCTTATTAGTCGTGTGGTTCATGGCTAATGTGTTGGAGTGCACCGCTGCTCCTGCTCCACCTGCCGCCCCTGCGTTGCTCGAGGCACTGGGATGGGAGTGCATTTTTGTCATCTTGTAGTGGTCCATGAGCGGTGTCGTGGGCATGAACACGTCCGGGTGCGAGATGGCGTGCGACATCGACTTGTCGTTATTACCCCGGAAACCACCGGACGCACGCTTCAGCGACATCATCATTTTGTCCGGCGAGATCAGAGGATCCTGGGAGTACAGGCGGTCTTGGGAGTAGAGGCGATCTTGGGTGTACAGGCGGTCTTGGGAGAAATGATGGTCTTTCGGGTACATGTGGTCTTGAGATTGTAACAGCCTGTCCTTGGAGTACATGCGGTCCTTGGAGTACAGCCGGTCCTGGGACATCAGGCGTTCCTGGGACCTCAGCCTCTCGGCAGACAGTAGCTGCTCGTCAGACAGGATACGCCCTCCTTGCCGAGTCATCCCTATCCCATGGTAGTCTGGCTGGGGGTCTCTGTTTGGGGACAGGACCCGGTCCTGGGACATGGCCCTCTGGACACGAGGAGGCCTCTGTCTTCTGGGGGCCTGCTGAGCCTGGGGCTGCTGGGGTGGGGCCTGGGACACCTGGGGCTGGGGGGGCTGGCtctggagctgctgctgctgctgctgctgctggaggaAAGGGTGAAGATAGTCAACTGTTGATGTATTCAATGTCTTCGGACTTTTGCAACTGCGTTAAGTAAACAGCACCACTGCGTAAATAAACTGCAGCTTTATATAAATACGTACTCTATTAgctgtttttgtatttttattagtAACTTATTGTATTAATCAACAGTATGATACCGTATAAACTGAATACAGTAGATTACCGTAGAATGTACCGTAAAATACTATACATTTGTTTTACAGCACATCGTAAGACCTTTCTGTAAtttcaacagtaaaacactgtagaATGCACAGTGAAAtatcttaaatctgttttacagtATTAATTATGGTGCCTTGGGAAAATGGAAAAATTGGGAGCGGGGAAATAGTCTCTGTCTCATGAACATATTTTAATGCCTGCCTTGTAAGATGCTTTACTTGTTGCAACCGTAAGTGAGAATGCTGTATCCCCACAgaatacagtaatgtactgtagtaATTCTACAACCCTTTTCATGAAACTTTACAGTAACTTAGTAGCCCATTGCTGCCAGTAATTTACGTGAATTCAGAATACAGTACCATCATGCATTTTTGGAGTGCCAAAAACCTTTTGAACACTAGTGGGAGCTTGGTATTGTTGTGTCtcactcattaacatattttgaaacacgtcttgtaagaggctatatttgttgcaacCGTTAGTTAGTGTGCTGTACCAACTGAagtgatatgtggtagtggttccCTAATACTTACATTTATATGGGGGACAGATCATGGTGGCAGCAAGTCTCAACCCTTTAATGGTTGAATGTTTTGTCATGTCCTTTAGCTCTGAAGTCGATTTAGAAGTCTTTGTTaaagtgcaagtgatataaaacacaaaatattagttggtgtagtgtagtatataATTAAACATTCACTATTAGCAATTACTGATTTTATATTAAATCCAATTCAACGATAAAGTACTGTATTGCTGGTTTGCTATATATTTACTTCAGCGTACTGTAAGTTATGGTGCATTTGGAGAAATATTGTGGGTGGAGAAAGAATCACTGGCCCATTAACTCATTTGAAGTTGTGCCTTACGTGGCTATATTTCTTGTACCCGttagtgagaatgctgtaccaatTGAACTGATATGTGGTGGTAGTTCCCTAGCaatgacatgtacagtatatagggaacagATCAGAGTGGTAGTGGGTCTTAAACCTTTTAATGGTTGAATATTTCCCATGTCCATTTGATCTGTTCTGCCCTGTAATCACAtccagtttggaagcctttgttcaggcctctagaagtgcaagtgatataaaacacctAGTATTCATTAATATGCTGTAATATGCAAATTCTTACCGCCAACCTGCTTGCTCTAATCCtttgtaattacagtaaaatattgTATAAATAATTTTCTTGTGGTTTAATATTCACTTTACTGTGTTTCATTGCTCTGGCATCAAGTTAATGTGAGTATCTCAGTATTGTATTGGCACTATACAAAGATGGTCAGAGATTTATCATAAGATATCTTGTTGTAATTACAATTATTTTGAAGACCAATGTATCCCTAACTACAATAATATTGTCAGTAACGAATACAGATACATTTtatttactatgactgtgatatgtttttCTTTATCAACCTTGGtggaatgcactgactgtaaagTTGCTAAGGACAAGGGCACCTGCTAAATGtccaaaatgtaaaaatgaaaactTGCAAAGAACACTGGGTAATATGCCGCTGCATGGGTAATTCCAGTAATATACTGAAAATTAGATTATTGTAACATCTTTGGTACTGTAACATGGATTAACATAAAATGTATTACCGTAGCTGTACTGTAAAATACATTACAGTAACTTACTAGCCAATTGCTGCCAGTAACTTACTGTACATTTTACAGGAAATGTTTTACAATGTAGATGCAGTACCTGTTCCTGGTTCATTTTAATGACGTGTAAGGGCAGGGTGCTTCTGGCTGCCAGGTCAGGGAGGTGACGCTTGCGGGTGTAGTAGTCGTCGACGTCTTTATCCGCTGTGGAGAGACAGCGAGACGAAAGACAGAAAATAGGTGGattaggagagagaaagaggaagggagaaggtaaagagagagtaggagggaaagagagaaaaatgaaaaacaaagGAGAAGAATAAAGGGTCTGAAGGTTGCTCAGAGAATAGAGGGTCTGAAGGTTGCTCAGAGAATAGAGGGTCTGAAGGTTGCTCAGAGAATAGAGGGTCTGAAGGTTGTTCAGAGAATAGAGGGTCTGAAGGTTGCTCAGAGAATAGAGGGTCTGAAGGTTGCTCAGAGAATAGAGGGTCTGAAGGTTGTTCAGAGAATAGAGGGTCTGAAGGTTGCTCAGAGAATAGGGGGTCTGAAGGTTGTTCAGAGAATAGAGGGTCTGAAGGTTGCTCAGAGAATAGAGGGTCTGAAGGTTGTTCAGAGAATAGAGGGTCTGAAGGTTGTTCAGAGAATAGAGGGTCTGAAGGTTGCTCAGAGAATAGAGGGTCTGAAGGTTGTTCAGAGAATAGAGGGTCTGAAGGTTGTTCAGAGAATAGAGGGTCTGAAGGTTGTTCAGAGAATAAAGGGTCTGAAGGTTGCTCAGAGAATAGAGGGACTGAAGGTTGTTCAGAGAATAGAGGGTCTGAAGGTTGTTCAGAGAATAGAGGGTCTGAAGGTTGTTCAGAGAATAGAGGGTCTGAAGGTTGTTCAGAGAATAGAGGGTCTGAAGGTTGTTCAGAGAATAGAGGGTCCGAAGGTTGCTCAGAGAATAGAGGGTCTGAAGGTTGCTCAGAGAATAGAGGGTCTGAAGGTTGCTCAGAGAATAGAGGAACTGAAGGTTGCTCAGAGAATAGGGGGTCTGAAGGTTGCTCAGAGAATAGAGGGTGTGAAGGTTGCTCAGAGAATAGAGGGTCTGAAGGTTGCTCAGAGAATAGAGGGACTGAAGGTTACTCAGAGAATATGGGGTCTGAAGGTTGCTCAGAGAACAGAGGGTCTGAAGGTTGCTCAGAGAATAGGGGGTCTGAAGGTTGCTCAGAGAACAGAGGGTCTGAAGGTTGCTCAGAGAAGAGGGTCTGAAGGTTGCTCAGAGAAGAGGGTCTGAAGGTTGCTCAGAGAATAGGGGGTCTGAAGGTTGCTCAGAGAACAGAGGGTCTGAAGGTTGCTCAGAGAATAGAGGGTCTGAAGGTTGCTCAGAGAATAGAGGGACTGAAGAGTCAGAGGATATTAAATGTGATGTACAACCTTTCTAGAATCCTGGCCCCATCTGTGATTCTACCAGTGTTTCTGGCTGAGGGCATGAACTTTCCAAAGGTTGTGTAAAAGTCTGTAAACAAACGGTGTCATACAGCATGCACCAGACAGAAATGTCATACACAAAGACCATTGAAACGTCGAAGGATGACATTCATGTGAAAATCATATTAAATGACAGCAAGATTTCTTAAGATGAAAATGCTGCATGTTCATATATTATCAAACAGAACATCGATAGTGGTTGTGTACAAGAACAGGTCAggaaatacactacatgaacaaaagtatgtggacacctgctgctATAACTGCCTCAACtcgtctgggaaggctttccactagatgttggaacattgctgcgcaggccagtcaagttcttccacattgatctcaacaaaccattactgtatggacctcgctttgtgcacaggggcattgtgatgttgaaacaggaaagggctttccccaaactgttgccacaaagttggaagcacagaatcgtctagaatgttattgtaagataacgcgtttccactgctcaagaGGTGCTACAACACGCTTTACAGCCGacgtttggcattgcgcatggtgattttaggcttgtgggcggctgctcggccatggaaattaatttaatgaagctcccaaggaacagttattgtgctgacgttgcttccagaggcagtttgtaactGGGTAGTGAgtcttgcaaccgaggacagacgatttttacgtgctacgcacCTCAgcacagtcccgttctgtgagcttgtatggcctaccacttcgcggctgagtcgTTGTTACTCCAAGACCTTTCCActtaacaataacagcacttacagttcaccggggcagctctagcagggcagaaatgtgacaaactgacttgttggaaaggtgtcatcctatgacAGTGTCACATTGTTGGTCACagagtaaggccattctattgtaAATCTTtgtgtatggagattgcatggctgtgtgcttcattttatacacctgtcaacaacagttggggctgaaatagccgaatcaactaatttgaaggggtgtccacatacttctgcaTATATAGTGCATGTTCATGCCTCCAGATTGTCTTGGAAGGATGTGTGATATCACACCCTCACACCATGTATGTATTATACAGCAGACTCACTGGGAACCATGCATCAATCATTAGTCATGCGTAGAGATTCGACATagtcacatatatatacacaagcACGTgcgctacacacacagacacaaaaacacacacacacacacacacactaagtaaAGCTGCGgcataaacatttctaaaatagaCATTTTTAAAGTTCACCCCCATAAAGACATAATGAGAGACGTCACTGGACAGTTGATGTCCTTGAAGTCCCTATTCTTTCTCACTTTGTCTTTTGAATGTTTTACTGCTAAAGTGAGATGGAGGTGAACGTTAATAACATTCATCCGTTATTTATAGATTTATGACAAAAGACGTCTCCACTTTACACAGAACCCAGAAAGAGAACACGAAGCCGTCTCAGTTACAATAtggtcacaacaacaaaaaatctcagGCTGATCACTACCTATACACAAACGTCAATTATGACAGGGCGCTCAAAGGGATTTAGCTAAGGTACATTACCTGATGAATAATGAAAATACATGTGTATGGGTTTTTAACTGGCATGAGAATAATCACAATGAATCGGTTAAATATCAATCTCATTAATGAAAGAGAATAAAAGTAAGACTTCATTCTGAAGCAGTTATTTTTAGATGAGagaaaaatgtagaaaaaggcATGGCCAATTCAGGCTGAAAAATCTACTGAAAAAGGAATGAATAAATTACTTTTGATACGTACTGTGCGTAAAAACACTGTGTGCTGTACTTTGAATGTATACATACATTTATATTCATAAGTAGAAGCTGAGATTTTTCTTTTTCATTATATCATTAAGCCTCGGCCTTTATCCTATATGATCTTTCAGTAGAAAGACACTAGCTGACTAACAAAGAGAACTGCATGGTGCCTTTTGGATATTTGCTGCTGTAAATGATTTGCTTTGGAAGCAGATAAAGACAGCTAGACCGGCTGGCATCGGCTGAGGACAGTTTTAAGTTTCAACATAGCGGCTTTCACTGGACTGGAATATGGGCCTCGAACATAGTCGTGAGAAGTAGGGGTCCTGCAGCACTCCCTGATAAATTAAAATcaacaaaaaaaagtatattatataaaacagctttccaggataacaacaacaacaacattcacCATGCCAACACACATTGAGACATTTTCCCAAGAACTAACATTTCCCAAGcactgacatttttttttttatataaacaaCATTGATGGCCTGAATTTAACAGGCGCTGAATTTAATAGCGCTATTTAACAGGCGCTATTTTCCAACtgacagatcagttggaaaaagtgaTCGGCTACTTTCTACACACGCCACAGTCAGTGTGAACTGGAGTTCCTTGACACAAcgctggccaaacaagatgtagcgACAAACAAAATGAAGTTAAAGGGTTCTAGTCTGCCGTGAAGCGTTTATCCATGTATACGGGTTTGAgtgtagctacattttcagatataagtttctaattttgtcagaaagttgtttttattgcaagttaaaacatactgttagctagcaaacattagcttgctggctcgctagctaacattatgtgtatgatctgtgtagtaatattattcaaatCAGCAATTATTTGCAtttctagttatagcctaatgttagctagctaacattgaacctagtttgttagctttagctacctgcagattcatactacagctacagctatgacaatgtttgtaatggtagtagtatgagttgggatcATGCCGGTTCAttattcagctagctagctagctacctagctagctacatgtctaaacaaaagactccacttcggctggattattacatgacccatcaaattcgccaggtgtgtctgggagtGATTGCGGCCATCtgttgtatttcatgaacatgtgtacatgtctagacaatagtgacccatccactgtgtgtgaggggtggttaTAGCAGTTCCTTCACATGACCAATAagtttagacaagtgtgtcgggtaagcgtcatctaataatgataaaatatgaataaaatatttttatctggacactttctgtttttgatatgacctctatgcaagtaaccacatcactgtaccgtttacaccttctgtatcctgtgcatgtgacaaataaacttagattttatttgatatagtgtgtgtttaccacatggcctcacatgtgaatccttaaagagatgagtGGGGTTAAGGCTTAAGAGgctgtgaacgatgctgaatgggtgtagacaaagaagagctctccagtaggtgtaccaaaacattcaagggccattgtCACAAAAGtgggggttacaagtttatcaactttcaaagcagaattactttccaatcgttcctcaactgtagtgtatgataaaccattgtctagctctgagtctctactttcatCCATTgtaaaaaaacaccatttcaaattttgctacataagaccgaatcgaggcgGTCGGTTACATATTTGGATCACAAGTAGACAATAACAAGAGACACCTGAGACAGGATCAGTATAATGATGGTGACCCACTCTAGAGATGGCTGATGGGATCAGTATAATGATGGTGACCCACTCTAGAGATGGCTGATGGGATCAGTATAACGATGGTGACCCACTCTAGAAATGGCTGATGGGATCAGTATAACGATGGTGACCCACTCTAGAGATGGCTGATGGGATCAGTATAACGATGGTGACCCACTCTAGAGGTGGCTGATGGGATCAGTATAATGATGGTGACTCACTCTAGAGATGGCTGATGGGATCAGTATAATGATGGTGACCCACTCTAGAGATGGCTGATGGGATCATTATAATGATGGTGACCCACTCTAGAGATGGCTGATGGGATCAGTATAATGATGGTGACCCACTCTAGAGATGGCTGATGGGATCAGTATAACGATGGTGACCCACTCTAGAGATGGCTGATGGGATCAGTATAACGATGGTGACCCACTCTAGAGATGGCTGATGGGATCGGTTGTAGACTCAGATTCTTTACTTTCTTAAACATTTCGTAAAACACCATGTGAGCTCGGTAGGTGTTTTTGATTGAAtaggtctttgtgtgtgtgtgtgtgtgtgtgtgtgtgtgtgtgtgtgtgtgtgtgtgtgtgtgtgtgtgtgtgtgtgtgtgtgtgtgtgtgtgtgtgtgtgtgtgtgcgtgtgtgcgtgcgtgcatgcgtgcgtgtgtgtgtgcgctgtatGTTGACAGAATAAAAATTCCCTACAGGAGTTTTAGTAGCACCGACTTTGAGTTGTAGCCTGCACCAGAGATTCATATCCCTCCCTTTGTTCCCGTGCCAACAGTGAAGTATAGGACAGCCATGATGCGATTACACAAGCCTTAAGGAATATTTGCATTACACTTCTGGAATATGATGACATGAGACCTCATTCGGCTGCAGAAGCCAGCGTAGGACACCGAATCAATACAGAGCGGCTGCTAGAGCTTAATGCGGTTAAATTCTCTAAAAGAAATGGTGGCTGATGCTATTGCTGCTTCTCTCTAGATAAATCTTTAAGGGGAGACGGTGAGCGTGTGGTGTATATGGTTTTCAAGAAGCAGTGACTTGTCGGACGTTACGGAGGAGAGTGGATGACATGTAATTTTGTTTTTTCTGTGGCCTCTCATTCAGACACTGTTTATGCCTTCAAGAGTCAGGGCTTTCTGGAAAGGTAGTGAACGCTGGTGCACTTCTAATGAATATTATGACCCTTTCAGGAGAAAGTATCCTATCATTTCATCTTTAGGGGCATATGGTATAATCCCTCATGAACGTTTGCCAGTCGAGAAACGAGCCGAGTAACGAATGCAGTTTTAACATGCCAGAGCAGGCCGTAACTTATGCAGTATAATTTTTAACATGCAGGACATTAAAAAGAGGCAGTGGCAGCTCTGTCAGCATTACTGCTAATGGTGAACTGTGCTGTGGTCGGGACCTACTCAGTCTCTTGAGGGAGGAGTATCTGTTGAGGTCGGCCTTGACGGCGGCCTCGTAGGTGGGCGGTAGGTGGGACAGGCTCTGGAAGGAGCGCGAGGAGGACAGGTCGTACGGCTCCGTCTGTGAGGTCAGGATGCCACTCATCCTAGTGTTCTCTGGGGAGACACAGCAAAACAAACAAGAGGGAAAATGTTTTCCTAAAAAAATATACGGCGTCAGACCAAAGGCAACGATGGTAGAGCACGCCTGCTGAGGAAGGGTGGAGGGAAGtacgagagggaggggaggtggtcaTCTGACAGGAACTTGTTTAGGGAGCGTTTGGTAGAGTCTGGGAGGTGGGGGGGTGAGGTGAAAGTAGGAGATGGGCTAGGGGATGTGGGTTAAGAGGCACTCTGGGAGCATTTGACACTTTCTGGTACAGTAGGTAAAGGGTGTGACAGGGGAGGTGACAACGGCCCCAAAACAACACCAGACCAAACAACAGATGTCTGCTTCACAGTGACCCTGACTGTGACAGTTTGTGTGCTGTCATTTGAGGAGTGGTGGGGAGTGGAATGGGGAGAAGGCTAGGACAGGGCAGCGACACGCTTGTctgactgatgtaatgtgatgccagagacagagagatgggaaaACTGGGACTGTGGACCTTTCTCTTCATCTTTTTCTATCTTCACCCTTTTTTTCTCAAACTCCCCTTTCttcagtttctctctctttctctctctcccacttctctctctccttctctctcctagcttctgctctctccccctctctgacccctctatctatccctccctctcttttctctccatccctccctgtctctgtctctctctctctcccctgtgggCTATGAGTCTGTCATGCAGAGCAGCAGAGAAGTGGGCAGCAGGGTGCAGCTCATGTCCAGGCTCCAGTGGCCAGATAAagtgagggtggagagagggatgagaaaaaaagaggagagggagagagaatgagaagatatagagggaaggagagaagggggtggtgggtaggaggagagagggaaggagggaaagcaaaaagagagagaaatagtcaagAGGGTGGAataaagagagatgaagagagcgagagagagcgagagagagagagagagagagagagagagagagagagagagagagagagcgagagagaggcataaaAAGGCCAGATGGGAGGAGTTTTGGGAGGGCAACGCTGTCCATACTCTCTCAACACAGGGAAAATAGACAATGTGACATGCTGTTAGCTACCTCCAGAATCAGAAACACACTGCTGAATCACCAGGCACATTACGACTACACCACACACTAGGTGGACTGGGGAAGGTAGAACGGCTGAAGGGTGGGCGAGTGTGAGGAAGGGTGTGTTTGAATGGAAGGGTGTGTTTGAATGCGAGGGCAATTATGTTGATTTATGTGTGAATAAGACTATGTGTGTataagtgcgtgtgtgtgtgtgacttaccACGTCTCAATGATCGGTGAGCTACCCCACCCAAGTGAAAAACAGACAGTTCAGAAACATGTTGATGGTGTGAAACAGCATTCTAACCAAACCCAGCCAACACACTCCCCACCAACACAAACCCAGCCAACACACACCTagccaacacacacccagccaacacacaccccaccaaCACCCAGCCAACACACTCCCCACCAACACAAACCCAGCCAACACACAACTagccaacacacacccagccaacacacaccccaccaaCACCCAGCCAACACACTCCCCGCCAACACAAACCCAGCCAATACACACCTagccaacacacacccagccaacACACTCCTCATTCATTACCATAAGTCCAGGAATAAACTAATGATTTCTATAATTTGAATGTATTTGGAACAGACCAATTATCTAATGTGCCTTTAAATAGTTATAATGCACCTTATGAATgaatacgttttttttatcccctCTTTGATTGACAGAAAGCCAGTGGTTGCTTTACACATGGAGAACAGCACAGGTTGCCTTGTATCTAAGCAACACAGCACATTGGTACAACAAGCCCTTTTTATGTGGCTTGTGATTGAAGTGTGTGCGTTTGATGTGTTTTGACGGAATGGATTTCTATTGTTTCGCATAGATTTCATAGGGATTTCTTCATGGATCACTCCTCTGATTTAGCAGTGTGTAAATGAACACACATTGAATTGTCACACACGAGGAGATGTGTTGAGACTACAGAATCTCCTTAAAACCCAGCGGAAGTCCTAGAGGGGAGAGGCTTCCACGCAGGGTTGAGCTGACACTGAACATCAGAATACAAGCCAAAGAGGCCAATCCaatgttaaacaaatacaaaGGCAGTGGATTATCTCTCCTTTTCGTTCTTCTTTGTCCTCTTCTCACCCTTTGTCCTTGTGAAACCAGCTTCCTTATATCCCTCCATCAGCCCATAAACCCGGCTCTTGTGAATGAATAGAGACAATTGGTAGCAGAAAATCCCTAAATTCCATTTGTAATGAAACCGTGGCTGATATCCTCAGCGAGAGCAGAAGGTTAGAATAGAATCTTATAATGACAAGGTCAATCATCTCAGGAGGAACGTGTTTCTGTGGTAGAACCATATAGCCGAGATGCCCTGACCTTAACAGGATGCTAGCTTGATGTCCAGCCAATCGTATTTCCCTTTAGTAGGTGATAGACAGAGGCTTGGCCGAGGTTAAATGGCTTTTCATTCGCTCTGTTCAAAGGAATACATGGTCATTGTTATGAAATGTAACACTTCTATGATTCTATTGTTAAtgaaaaaaatatagatataagAGAATGGATGTGGAGAGATCGATGAGCAGGCTGGTATCATTAGTagcatactgtacagtatattagtGTAAAAGAGTGTTTTAAAGTTAATTCCCAAAACCGGGGCTTCATTTTTCAGGAGAATGGCCATTCGTCTTTGTACAGATAACTCGGTGGATCTGTTTTCAATATCCACACTGAGTAACGTACTGGGCATGAATTCTCTGTAGTAGCCTATCCTGCAGTGGATACTGTAACATAACCCTGTGTCTGGATGCAGTGCTGTTAGCCATCCTTACCATTATG harbors:
- the LOC106578860 gene encoding protein shisa-6 isoform X2 produces the protein MGIRHLLLLLIYLDPLSVLCAGTGGKKMKPVTKRTPKAKDTNITAVIPTAAPQKNTTKDYDTCTGYYDVSGQFDREFACNNTVHRYCCGSCFLRFCCQEKEKRVDQSSCKNYNKPDWVKTPPPSPASTGQPFDPSMDQTNTAVYITCGIIAFILVVGVSAKVAYDKATEPPQEMNIHRALADILRQQGPIPISQYDCENFSAMNGSPKDNTPQQTSSKNHYTPVHQSKSNHGLHYGKESVRSSGGHDLHTFISSGFVTLGRGQPKGTHQHNYNHMVLGSPTRTHNAHRSLRRENTRMSGILTSQTEPYDLSSSRSFQSLSHLPPTYEAAVKADLNRYSSLKRLTDKDVDDYYTRKRHLPDLAARSTLPLHVIKMNQEQQQQQQQLQSQPPQPQVSQAPPQQPQAQQAPRRQRPPRVQRAMSQDRVLSPNRDPQPDYHGIGMTRQGGRILSDEQLLSAERLRSQERLMSQDRLYSKDRMYSKDRLLQSQDHMYPKDHHFSQDRLYTQDRLYSQDRLYSQDPLISPDKMMMSLKRASGGFRGNNDKSMSHAISHPDVFMPTTPLMDHYKMTKMHSHPSASSNAGAAGGAGAAVHSNTLAMNHTTNKRQQFASRRTHTVEQLHYIPQQHYRTGSKTEVTV
- the LOC106578860 gene encoding protein shisa-6 isoform X4, which encodes MGIRHLLLLLIYLDPLSVLCAGTGGKKMKPVTKRTPKAKDTNITAVIPTAAPQKNTTKDYDTCTGYYDVSGQFDREFACNNTVHRYCCGSCFLRFCCQEKEKRVDQSSCKNYNKPDWVKTPPPSPASTGQPFDPSMDQTNTAVYITCGIIAFILVVGVSAKVAYDKATEPPQEMNIHRALADILRQQGPIPISQYDCENFSAMNGSPKDNTPQQTSSKNHYTPVHQSKSNHGLHYGKESVRSSGGHDLHTFISSGFVTLGRGQPKGTHQHNYNHMVLGSPTRTHNADKDVDDYYTRKRHLPDLAARSTLPLHVIKMNQEQQQQQQQQLQSQPPQPQVSQAPPQQPQAQQAPRRQRPPRVQRAMSQDRVLSPNRDPQPDYHGIGMTRQGGRILSDEQLLSAERLRSQERLMSQDRLYSKDRMYSKDRLLQSQDHMYPKDHHFSQDRLYTQDRLYSQDRLYSQDPLISPDKMMMSLKRASGGFRGNNDKSMSHAISHPDVFMPTTPLMDHYKMTKMHSHPSASSNAGAAGGAGAAVHSNTLAMNHTTNKRQQFASRRTHTVEQLHYIPQQHYRTGSKTEVTV
- the LOC106578860 gene encoding protein shisa-6 isoform X3, which gives rise to MGIRHLLLLLIYLDPLSVLCAGTGGKKMKPVTKRTPKAKDTNITAVIPTAAPQKNTTKDYDTCTGYYDVSGQFDREFACNNTVHRYCCGSCFLRFCCQEKEKRVDQSSCKNYNKPDWVKTPPPSPASTGQPFDPSMDQTNTAVYITCGIIAFILVVGVSAKVAYDKATEPPQEMNIHRALADILRQQGPIPISQYDCENFSAMNGSPKDNTPQQTSSKNHYTPVHQSKSNHGLHYGKESVRSSGGHDLHTFISSGFVTLGRGQPKGTHQHNYNHMVLGSPTRTHNENTRMSGILTSQTEPYDLSSSRSFQSLSHLPPTYEAAVKADLNRYSSLKRLTDKDVDDYYTRKRHLPDLAARSTLPLHVIKMNQEQQQQQQQQLQSQPPQPQVSQAPPQQPQAQQAPRRQRPPRVQRAMSQDRVLSPNRDPQPDYHGIGMTRQGGRILSDEQLLSAERLRSQERLMSQDRLYSKDRMYSKDRLLQSQDHMYPKDHHFSQDRLYTQDRLYSQDRLYSQDPLISPDKMMMSLKRASGGFRGNNDKSMSHAISHPDVFMPTTPLMDHYKMTKMHSHPSASSNAGAAGGAGAAVHSNTLAMNHTTNKRQQFASRRTHTVEQLHYIPQQHYRTGSKTEVTV
- the LOC106578860 gene encoding protein shisa-6 isoform X1; protein product: MGIRHLLLLLIYLDPLSVLCAGTGGKKMKPVTKRTPKAKDTNITAVIPTAAPQKNTTKDYDTCTGYYDVSGQFDREFACNNTVHRYCCGSCFLRFCCQEKEKRVDQSSCKNYNKPDWVKTPPPSPASTGQPFDPSMDQTNTAVYITCGIIAFILVVGVSAKVAYDKATEPPQEMNIHRALADILRQQGPIPISQYDCENFSAMNGSPKDNTPQQTSSKNHYTPVHQSKSNHGLHYGKESVRSSGGHDLHTFISSGFVTLGRGQPKGTHQHNYNHMVLGSPTRTHNAHRSLRRENTRMSGILTSQTEPYDLSSSRSFQSLSHLPPTYEAAVKADLNRYSSLKRLTDKDVDDYYTRKRHLPDLAARSTLPLHVIKMNQEQQQQQQQQLQSQPPQPQVSQAPPQQPQAQQAPRRQRPPRVQRAMSQDRVLSPNRDPQPDYHGIGMTRQGGRILSDEQLLSAERLRSQERLMSQDRLYSKDRMYSKDRLLQSQDHMYPKDHHFSQDRLYTQDRLYSQDRLYSQDPLISPDKMMMSLKRASGGFRGNNDKSMSHAISHPDVFMPTTPLMDHYKMTKMHSHPSASSNAGAAGGAGAAVHSNTLAMNHTTNKRQQFASRRTHTVEQLHYIPQQHYRTGSKTEVTV
- the LOC106578860 gene encoding protein shisa-6 isoform X5 translates to MGIRHLLLLLIYLDPLSVLCAGTGGKKMKPVTKRTPKAKDTNITAVIPTAAPQKNTTKDYDTCTGYYDVSGQFDREFACNNTVHRYCCGSCFLRFCCQEKEKRVDQSSCKNYNKPDWVKTPPPSPASTGQPFDPSMDQTNTAVYITCGIIAFILVVGVSAKVAYDKATEPPQEMNIHRALADILRQQGPIPISQYDCENFSAMNGSPKDNTPQQTSSKNHYTPVHQSKSNHGLHYGKESVRSSGGHDLHTFISSGFVTLGRGQPKADKDVDDYYTRKRHLPDLAARSTLPLHVIKMNQEQQQQQQQQLQSQPPQPQVSQAPPQQPQAQQAPRRQRPPRVQRAMSQDRVLSPNRDPQPDYHGIGMTRQGGRILSDEQLLSAERLRSQERLMSQDRLYSKDRMYSKDRLLQSQDHMYPKDHHFSQDRLYTQDRLYSQDRLYSQDPLISPDKMMMSLKRASGGFRGNNDKSMSHAISHPDVFMPTTPLMDHYKMTKMHSHPSASSNAGAAGGAGAAVHSNTLAMNHTTNKRQQFASRRTHTVEQLHYIPQQHYRTGSKTEVTV